The following is a genomic window from Bacillota bacterium.
GACTGGCACGCGGCCCTGCTCTCCGCCCTCCTCGACGGCCCCCTCTCCCTCCTCCGCACCCTCCTCAAATAGCCCCCGCGTCCGCGCCACCGCTCGCGCCCCCGCCGCCCCCGCCGCCCCCGCCGCCCCCGCCGCCTGCCCCCCAATCGCCGCCGGACGCCGGTGCAGGCGCCGCGGTCCCGGCCGAGGCGGCGGCGCCCACGCCGCAATCGCCGGCCAACCGCGGCGCCCACGCCGCAATCGGAGCCGTATCGCGGCGCCCACGCCCCCATCTCCCGCCCGACCGGGGCGCCCACGCCCCAATCCCACGCCGCACCGGGGCGCCCACGCCCGGATCAGCGTTGCCATCGCGGCTCCTACGCCCGGATCAACCCCACCACCGCGGCGCCCACGCCGCACTCAGGATGGATGTCCCGCCGCGCCTCGTCCCGCCCGGCCGTGACTCAGGCGCGGGCCCTGGCCTGTGCCCAGAAGTTCGAGGAGGGAGTAGACCAGGGGGGCTCGAATTCGATCATGGCATCCGTCCGGCCCGCCCTCGCCAGCAACAACAGGACGGGCTCTTACGGCGTGGCGGTCATGGAGTTGCGGGTACAACCCGATTTCCGGTCGTATGAGCGTCGGGGACGGGGCGAAAGGAGAGGCTGGTCTTTGGACGGGTTCGAGTTCTACTCAACGGGCCATTCGTTCCACCGGTTCATGAATCCCACCAACATCGACAAGCTCATGGAGCTTGGATGGGCATGCGGGCTGGAGCTCAGACAGGGGGCTCCAGAGGCCTGGAGGCTTGCCAACATCAACGACGGATTGTTCCCCGATGCGGCGGTGACCCGCTCCGCCACCGGTGTGGAGAAACGGGTGCTGGACGTGGGGTGCGGGAAGGGCGGCCTGACCTTTCTTCTCGTGGAGAACTTCCTTGCGCGCTGCCTGGGTGTAGACCTGTCTCCGGGCGAGATCCGGCAGGCAGAGGCCAGAAGGCGGCTGTCTGCTTTCGCCAACAAGGTGCTGTTCGTGCGTGCCGACGGCAGAGAACACACGCGAGCGCTGGCTTCGAAAGGCGACAGGTTCGACGTGGCCCTGTGCATCGGGGCGACCTTCATCTTTGGGTCGTTTGAGGACACGATCGAGGCGCTCGGGTCGTGTCTGGCCGACGGAGGCGTTCTGGCTATCGGCGAAGCCACGCTCAACGAATGCGAGGGTACGCAGGCTTATCGCGACGAAGTCGCGTCCGAGATCGTGTTGCGCACGGACTCCGAGCTGCTGGAGACCATCGAGCGCAATGGGTATGACCTCACCTACATGGTAGAGGCGTCGCTGCCGGACTGGGACAGGTACGAATCGCTACAGTGGCTGGCACTGCATCGCAACCTGGCTCTGCACCCGGATGATCCGGAGGCGCGCGCGCACTGGGAACGCAAGCACAAGGAGAAAGTCTCGTACCTGAGCAG
Proteins encoded in this region:
- a CDS encoding class I SAM-dependent methyltransferase; its protein translation is MSRRASSRPAVTQARALACAQKFEEGVDQGGSNSIMASVRPALASNNRTGSYGVAVMELRVQPDFRSYERRGRGERRGWSLDGFEFYSTGHSFHRFMNPTNIDKLMELGWACGLELRQGAPEAWRLANINDGLFPDAAVTRSATGVEKRVLDVGCGKGGLTFLLVENFLARCLGVDLSPGEIRQAEARRRLSAFANKVLFVRADGREHTRALASKGDRFDVALCIGATFIFGSFEDTIEALGSCLADGGVLAIGEATLNECEGTQAYRDEVASEIVLRTDSELLETIERNGYDLTYMVEASLPDWDRYESLQWLALHRNLALHPDDPEARAHWERKHKEKVSYLSRERRYIGWKVFVLERAVAGTRLTT